Sequence from the Candidatus Zixiibacteriota bacterium genome:
GCGGAAAAGCGCGGTCAAAGTCCACGCCCTTCTCGACAATGAGCTGCTCGCGGCTGTAGTCGAGGAAAAGGACGAAGCGCCGGAAGAGGGAATTGCCGAGGTTGCCGGCGACGGTTCCTTCGGCGAAAGCGCCGGTGACCTCAGCGGCCGGGATGTCGATGATCTCGTCGCGCACCGTGAAGCCCGCGAAAGCGAGGGAATCGAAGCGGACCGCGCGCACGGGGAAAGACCCGCCGGCGCCGTAGGCGAGATGGTCGACGCCGGGCCGGTCGAGCAGCCCGTTGGCCCGGGCGTACGGGTAGCCGAAGGACAGCCCGCCGGCGCCCAAATCCAGATACCAATTGCCCCGCAGCACACCGTCGACAATGACTTCCGGTTCAAAGCTTTTGCGCTGGGAGATCGGGAGATCAAGCACAACTCCGGGTCCAGCGTAGGCGAAATTCCCAGGCTCGTAGAAGGACAGTCTCTCGCCCGCGTAGTCGACTCTCGTGACCACGCGCGAGAGGAAATCGTAGCCGAGAATGCCGGCGATCTCCAGTCCGAGCGCCTCCTGGAAGAACCAGTAGAGGTCGATGACGGCGACTTTCTGTTCGTCGACCAAAACGCGGTCGTCGATACTGAGCATCGGGACGGTCGTGAAGGTGACGTCGACGAGATTGCCCGCCCCTTTGCCGGTGATGTTCCCCTGCGTCTCGAGCCCGATTTCCTCGGCGAAGCGCTTCTCGACCACTGTCATCTCCGCGCCCGAGTCGAGGATCCAGAGACGCTCTTTGCCCTTGACCGTAACCGGCACGTAGATGTGATTTTCGATGAACCGGAACGGGATATCCTCGGCCCGGTCGCCGTCGGCGAAGCGCACGTCGGAGACGTCCTCGCTCGGCGGGTTGAACATTGCCGGTTCAATCGGCACATTCGCCTCGTACTTGGTCATCAC
This genomic interval carries:
- a CDS encoding aspartyl protease family protein — translated: MRIVAAVAALTAVVAAGAAQAGLTDPYAILERSVAASGGLDNIRSHETSYAEGTIEIVGSGLAGPFRQWQRRPELQRLEVELGPLAITQGNNGEVAWTVDQNGKVQIHRDELTVGQEKADSLMAEFAHLDRGSAVFAVTYDGLDTAAGAACYVVTITNTLSLDTTRLYIDTASFRQRKSAALTASGQTITVYDDFRTVAGVEMPFSQRQVTLPVNMVQNIVMTKYEANVPIEPAMFNPPSEDVSDVRFADGDRAEDIPFRFIENHIYVPVTVKGKERLWILDSGAEMTVVEKRFAEEIGLETQGNITGKGAGNLVDVTFTTVPMLSIDDRVLVDEQKVAVIDLYWFFQEALGLEIAGILGYDFLSRVVTRVDYAGERLSFYEPGNFAYAGPGVVLDLPISQRKSFEPEVIVDGVLRGNWYLDLGAGGLSFGYPYARANGLLDRPGVDHLAYGAGGSFPVRAVRFDSLAFAGFTVRDEIIDIPAAEVTGAFAEGTVAGNLGNSLFRRFVLFLDYSREQLIVEKGVDFDRAFPRDNSGMQVRYNRDQRISVSFVAPGTPAATSGLQVGDLLRSANGIDISNLDGVVAVRRLFQAGPGTAYDLVVERDGRPIQVRLTLRDLYQ